DNA from Dendrosporobacter quercicolus:
TCAGGGAATTGGCCGCAAGCGCCCGGGCGCTCACATGAAATACTGCGGGCAGCAGCTCACCGGCAATCTTATACATATTCGGAATCATCAGCAAGAGACCTTGCGATGCGGTATATGTCGTGGTAAGCGCTCCAGCTTGTAATGACCCGTGCACAGCACCAGCGGCTCCGGCTTCCGACTGCATTTCAATCAGTTTTACCGGTTGCCCAAATATGTTCTTTTTGCCCTGGGCCGCCCATTCGTCCACATTCTCAGCCATTGGTGAGGACGGAGTAATCGGATAAATTGCTGCAACATCGGTAAATGCATATGATATATACGCGGCGGCTGCATTACCATCCATGGTTTTCATTTTTCTTGCCATTAAAACAATCTCCTCTCTGTTTCTCTTCTTTGAACTAAATGGGGGATAAGTTAAAACAAGCAATTATACAGCAAAACACCGTATAATTATTCACATATTAGCAACGTTCAGAATATAAATATCCGATTTCTTGTTTTGCCTGGATGTTTACATCCAAATTGTATTTTTAGTGCAAAACTGCTTACCAGCTAAAGCAACGTATATCTTTAGGTGGTAAAAAATCTCATTTATACCTCAAATTCAAACTTATTCAAAGATTTACACTGTTTATCCAGTTTTACGAAACAAGGCTCACCGGCCTTTTTTTAGAGGATTAAAACAATGAATGGCTCATAAGTTTTCTGCTAACCGTGAATAATGATACGATTTTTTTGCTGAGTTAACATTATTAACTATACAACGTTACTGCATAAATGTAAATACAGAAATACACATAAAAAAATATTGCTTCATTATAATTAAATAATTAGTTAATTCAAAAAAATTATTTAATTTTAAAAAATAAACTTGAAAAGAAGAAATTAGTATGGTATAATTTTCACAATAGCTAATTTTAAGTAAAATAAATTTAAACTATAAAATTCGATATAAATAACAAAAACCCTTCATTGATTTGTATTTTCATCAAACAAATCGGTGGAGGGTTTTGCTAACTGCAAATGATTGCAAACTTAGTTAGCGATAGCAAATCATAAATTGACCGGTTTCTGCACATACTCTTGTTTAACAACCCCCTTTGATAAGCGCCATAGCTGACTGCGCATAGCTTGCGGGCGGAATAAGAGGTGTAGTATGGAATGGTCGGAACTCATCCGTGATACCTGGCAAACCAGCCTGGTATTTATCAGTTTATTGTTGTTTACCAGGCTGCTTGGCAAAACCCAAATTGCCCAACTGACCTTTTACCAATATGTCAGCGGCATAACCATTGGCTCAATTGCGGGCACAGTGGCCGCATCGGAGCAGGAACGGGTATGGAGCCACTTTTATGATCTGGTACTCTTTGTAGCGCTCACCTTCCTGTTATCCCAGATTACCATTCGCAACCGCTCCTTACGCAAATTGATTGACGGTTCACCAACCGTTGTGATTGAAAATGGCCGCATCCTTGAACAAAACATGCGCAATATGCGCTATGACCTTGATGAACTGATCTGCCAGCTGCGCATTAACGGCATATTGGACCCGTCTCAAGTCCAATATGCCGTTGTCGAAACTACCGGTGACCTAAGTGTCATCAAAAAAACAGCGTTACAGGCTCTCACCAAGAGCGATGCCGGACTTGAACAGCCGGACGCGCAATATCCGGTTGAGCTAATCCTGGATGGGCAGGTCGTCGCCGAAAACCTTGCAAAAAAACAGCTTTCTGCGGACTGGCTGGCCGGCCAGCTCAGGCTTCGCGGTTTTGCCGCGCCGGATCAAATCACGTATGCCGTCCTTGATTCCAAAGGCCATCTTTTTATCAGTCCCCGTGATCAGCTTTCCCGCTGACCAGCCTGGGGCAATGCCGTTCCTGCACTTAGGTCCCGCCGCCGCTCCGAGCTGTTCCGCACAAGCTCCGGCTGACAAACCAAAGGTCGTAAACGCTCATCGCGCTTACGACCTTTGCGGTTGAACGGTTTTTACCACAAACCGGATCAGCGAAGGAACAAACAGCAATACAACCAACAGCCGGAATAGCTGGTAGGCAACAATCATCGAAATATCGGCGTGAACCAACATTGCCGTAAGACCCATTTCCGCCATACCGCCCGGCGCAGTGCTTAAAAAACCGGTAATCAGTGTTGAAACGCCCAGATAAGCCAGCATATAACCAGCCAATAGCGATGCCAGCACGACAACAACTACGCCCAGCAATACCTGCGGCAGCAGAACCCGCCAGTTTTGCAGGCTGGCAATATTGGTAGAAGTGCCCATGTAAATGCCGGTAAAAACCTGGGCTACAATAATGGTCAATGCCGGCAAAGGCGGCGCTTCCCAGCCCGAGCTCACTGTCATCATGCCTGTCGCCAGGATAGGACCCAGCAAATAGGGGGTGGGAAGCTTAATCCGTCTGGCGACAAAGGCGCTGCCGACTGCAATCAGTCCAAACAACAGCATGGTCTGTTCGGCCTGCGGCAATCCGTTCCCTGCAACTGGCGATACCACCGCATGATTTAAGGCAATATCTCCGGCCAGACCATGGGTCGCCAAAAACGGTACACTGAACACAACGGTTAATAAGCGGGCAGTCTGCATGAAGGTCACCACCGTCACATCAGCGCCTTCAATTTCTTCAGCCAGCACCGGCATTTGCGAAAGTCCGCCAGGCACACTGCCAAGCAATCCGGTGGCCAGACTGACACCCGCTCTTTTATGGATAATATAGCCCATCAATAAACTGATCAACACCGTCAGCATGGTCACCAAAGCCATCAATGGCAGCTGGCCGGCAATTTGACGTCCAGTTTCCAGCGAAAAGGGGCGGCCAATCGCATATCCCAGCACAATCAAAGCTGCATTGCGCAATTCCACTGGCCAGTACAGCCTGTTTCCTGTTGTGGTTTTATAAACCGTTACTGCGGCTAACGGCCCCAGCATCCATGGCAGCGGCAGATGCAGAAAGTAAAACAATACCCCGCCTGGTACGGCAATTAAACAACTTTTTAATAATTCCGTCATCATTTCACCCAATCATGTTAGAAAGCTAATTTTCAATCTTCTCTATCGTACGCCTAAAAAAACAGTCAGTCAAGAGAACAAAGAAATTTATCCGTCAGCCGGTATCCCTGGCAGGCAGGGTCTTGTTCCTGCCTGCCAGCGGCAGTCCGCTGCAGGCCGCACGGTGTAAATTCGCCGAGAAAAGCGGCAATTAAATCAACAACAGCCCGCGTAGTCTGACCGTCTTTATCCAGAACCGGATTTAATTCAACAAACTCCGCCGAGGTAACAGCGCGGCTTTGTTCCAATAATTGTAAAGCTAAAATACTGTCCCGGTAACTGACGCCGCCGGCGGCCGGAGTCCCCACCCCCGGCATTGCCAGCGGATCAATCCCGTCAATGTCAAAGCTTAAGTGAATACCATCGCAGGCTGCCAAATGGGCCAGGGTCTGTTCAATAATTGCCGGCATTCCCCAACGGCCGACATCTTCGGCAGTATACAATTTGATTTGCTGCTCGTCAATGAAAGCCGCTTCACCGGGGTCGATATCGCGTACGCCGATGTACACAATATTTTCCGGCTTTATTCGCACTCCTGCACCGCCAATACTGAGCAGTTCGGCATGACCAGAGCCCATCGCAACGGCCAGAGGCATACCGTGGATATTGCCGCTGGGCGTAGTTGCCGGCGTATTAATATCCGCATGCGCATCATACCAGATAATGCCAAGATTATCATAATGCCCGATCAGCCCGGCCAGTGTACCAATGGCAATACTGTGGTCCCCGCCTAAAACAAGGGGAAACCGGTCACTGGCAACAATGCGGTCAACACAGCGGGCAATTTCATTGCTGGCGGCAATGATTGGCTGCAGGTTTTTCACTTGCTGCTCGCCGGCCTCGCACTGGCCGGCGACGGCGATAGGAATATCACCTAAATCAATGATATCCTGATTGAACGCCGTCAAGCGCTTCTGCAATCCGGCCGCCCGTAAAGCCGCAGGCGCTAAATTGGCTCCGTAACAGGCTTGCCCCAGCCACATGGGCGCTCCGACAATTGATATCGCTTTATTCATACCAATTCACACCTTTAAAAAATTACATTAACAAATAAATATTCTAACCCGTTTGTCCACTCCAGGCAACATTTTTCTAGAAAAAAACAATGGGAATACACACCAGTTGCGGCGGCTTCCCATTGTTTTCGAATTTCGTATTCCTCAGACAGTAAATTTGTCGATGGCGGTTTGCAGCTGTTGCGCCATATTGGCCAAGCTCTGACTGGAAGCCGCAATTTCCTGCATTGCCGCCGATTGTTCTTCGGTTGCCGCCGACATGGTCTGTGTCTGGGCAGCCGCATCCTTGCTGATTTTATCAATGTCACGGACTGAATCAACAATTTTTTCGCTGCCGTCAGCTATTTGCTGGATAGCGGTTGAAATATCATTGGCCTGCCCCGATACCTGATCAATCAGCAAAACAATATCAGTAAACGTTTTGCCGGCTACAGCGACTGCATCGGTCCCGGCTTTTACTTCCCTGGTA
Protein-coding regions in this window:
- a CDS encoding YetF domain-containing protein, with protein sequence MEWSELIRDTWQTSLVFISLLLFTRLLGKTQIAQLTFYQYVSGITIGSIAGTVAASEQERVWSHFYDLVLFVALTFLLSQITIRNRSLRKLIDGSPTVVIENGRILEQNMRNMRYDLDELICQLRINGILDPSQVQYAVVETTGDLSVIKKTALQALTKSDAGLEQPDAQYPVELILDGQVVAENLAKKQLSADWLAGQLRLRGFAAPDQITYAVLDSKGHLFISPRDQLSR
- a CDS encoding AbrB family transcriptional regulator — encoded protein: MMTELLKSCLIAVPGGVLFYFLHLPLPWMLGPLAAVTVYKTTTGNRLYWPVELRNAALIVLGYAIGRPFSLETGRQIAGQLPLMALVTMLTVLISLLMGYIIHKRAGVSLATGLLGSVPGGLSQMPVLAEEIEGADVTVVTFMQTARLLTVVFSVPFLATHGLAGDIALNHAVVSPVAGNGLPQAEQTMLLFGLIAVGSAFVARRIKLPTPYLLGPILATGMMTVSSGWEAPPLPALTIIVAQVFTGIYMGTSTNIASLQNWRVLLPQVLLGVVVVVLASLLAGYMLAYLGVSTLITGFLSTAPGGMAEMGLTAMLVHADISMIVAYQLFRLLVVLLFVPSLIRFVVKTVQPQRS
- the rocF gene encoding arginase — encoded protein: MNKAISIVGAPMWLGQACYGANLAPAALRAAGLQKRLTAFNQDIIDLGDIPIAVAGQCEAGEQQVKNLQPIIAASNEIARCVDRIVASDRFPLVLGGDHSIAIGTLAGLIGHYDNLGIIWYDAHADINTPATTPSGNIHGMPLAVAMGSGHAELLSIGGAGVRIKPENIVYIGVRDIDPGEAAFIDEQQIKLYTAEDVGRWGMPAIIEQTLAHLAACDGIHLSFDIDGIDPLAMPGVGTPAAGGVSYRDSILALQLLEQSRAVTSAEFVELNPVLDKDGQTTRAVVDLIAAFLGEFTPCGLQRTAAGRQEQDPACQGYRLTDKFLCSLD